A single region of the Sandaracinaceae bacterium genome encodes:
- a CDS encoding serine/threonine protein kinase: MQTDPSLPKTPSRVSASDDSAFSQEEPPFSIPPDLSLDEWLGVIIDDRYRIESIIGVGGMAAVFAAEHVRLGHQVALKVLLPAYREHEEIRARFAREALAMARLDHPHIATAIDYGELEDGGRFMVMPLVPGESLRDELHRRGAIPWAEACAIAAQVADALAAAHEAEVVHRDLKPDNVMCARRIDGAIRATVLDFGIARVRSLDADDPGRMSRLRTLTTVGHVMGTPGYMAPEQATGQPVDERTDLYALGLMLYEMVTGKQRYPSDQVSGVSEILTLQLTEKAPRLRMSDEWAHLPEELDELICSLLETKPADRPATAAEVRDALLVLAYGHSAHGKDPALNDTGARKARAKRAEQTTSSALTPPRKARRVLFWILGVLTGVALTVGGLVYAGLLAMPIDEDFNLILRATGQGTTVPEVLEADVAIMNESAETGDRRDAARRVLAYEPSTELPAWLEAAAQLEAARSCEARRVALDRIRELGDRRARPAVDHLDTQPRRGCGRNGRTDCYGCIRDSLSDTLDVLNAPTPPPAAATPPR, from the coding sequence ATGCAGACCGATCCTTCCTTACCCAAGACGCCTTCCCGGGTGTCGGCCAGCGACGACAGCGCCTTCTCTCAGGAGGAGCCGCCGTTCTCGATCCCGCCGGATCTCAGCCTCGACGAGTGGCTCGGCGTCATCATCGACGACCGCTACCGCATCGAGTCCATCATCGGCGTGGGCGGCATGGCGGCTGTGTTCGCGGCCGAGCACGTGCGTCTGGGGCACCAGGTGGCGCTCAAGGTGCTGCTCCCGGCCTACCGCGAGCACGAGGAGATTCGCGCCCGCTTCGCGCGTGAGGCGCTGGCCATGGCCCGCCTGGATCATCCGCACATCGCCACCGCCATCGACTACGGCGAGCTGGAAGACGGCGGGCGCTTCATGGTCATGCCGCTGGTGCCGGGCGAGAGCCTGCGTGACGAGCTGCATCGCCGCGGGGCCATCCCGTGGGCCGAGGCCTGCGCCATCGCCGCCCAGGTGGCCGACGCGCTCGCGGCCGCCCACGAGGCCGAGGTGGTGCACCGCGATCTCAAGCCCGACAACGTCATGTGCGCGCGCCGCATCGATGGCGCCATTCGCGCCACCGTGCTGGACTTCGGCATCGCCCGGGTGCGCAGCCTGGACGCCGACGATCCGGGCCGCATGAGCCGCCTGCGCACGCTCACCACGGTGGGCCACGTGATGGGCACGCCGGGCTACATGGCGCCCGAGCAGGCCACCGGGCAGCCCGTGGACGAGCGCACGGACCTCTACGCGCTGGGCCTGATGCTGTACGAGATGGTCACGGGCAAGCAGCGCTACCCCAGCGACCAGGTCAGCGGGGTGAGCGAGATCCTCACGCTGCAGCTCACCGAGAAGGCGCCCCGCCTGCGCATGTCGGACGAGTGGGCGCACCTGCCCGAAGAGCTGGACGAGCTCATCTGCAGCCTGCTCGAGACCAAGCCGGCCGACCGTCCGGCCACGGCCGCCGAGGTGCGCGACGCGTTGCTGGTGCTGGCCTACGGCCACTCGGCGCACGGCAAGGACCCAGCCCTCAACGACACGGGCGCGCGCAAGGCTCGGGCCAAGCGCGCCGAGCAGACCACCAGCTCGGCGCTCACGCCCCCGCGCAAGGCACGGCGCGTGCTGTTCTGGATCCTGGGCGTGCTCACGGGTGTGGCGCTCACGGTGGGCGGGCTGGTGTACGCCGGGCTCCTGGCCATGCCCATCGACGAGGACTTCAACCTCATCCTGCGCGCCACGGGGCAGGGCACCACGGTGCCCGAGGTGCTCGAGGCCGACGTGGCCATCATGAACGAGAGCGCCGAGACGGGTGACCGCCGTGACGCTGCCCGCCGCGTGCTGGCCTACGAGCCCTCCACGGAGCTGCCCGCCTGGCTGGAGGCCGCGGCACAGCTCGAGGCGGCGCGCAGCTGTGAGGCCCGCCGCGTGGCCCTGGACCGTATCCGCGAGCTGGGCGACCGGCGCGCCCGCCCGGCGGTGGACCACCTGGACACGCAGCCGCGCCGTGGCTGCGGTCGCAACGGCCGCACCGACTGCTACGGGTGCATCCGCGACAGCCTGTCCGACACGCTGGACGTGCTGAACGCGCCCACCCCGCCCCCCGCCGCAGCCACCCCGCCGCGCTAG
- a CDS encoding LysM peptidoglycan-binding domain-containing protein has protein sequence MTRSLPTTLLATSSALCFALACGGGDEPESTEPEPVVAAEPSVAEEADAGAEGEFAEHTIAQGQTLWDIAQLYGVSVRDILDANEMTRRDARRIHPGQVLRIPGVTGPLEPSGSTEDAGVELAVEEVADGGVRSGDGGTDEQLAAGAYHTLSEGETLWDLANAYDKTVDQLLEANTFNDDDVRSLRPGRRILIPGIEASDIRSSVRPEGRGIWHTVGERESIWEIARRYRMGASEIMGANSLSREDVSDLRTGRRLFIPGRGPRPGSRQASAERPITPAQRRALGRARLLGLGTDRAGHKLLGGLVEDRWLRAAGGNAGRFAGTLRWPVTNGRFVRGYGSGEQGYHLAVDIAGDIGWNVRASAPGLVGYSGDGIRGYGNIVLVIHQGGWITLYAHNSVNFVVAGERVRAGGVLAEVGSTGISRGPHVHFEFMYNGQNCDPARLFRPGLRYSGTRSRPGNLEWLVPNNRPDDIACGRRRRHPRGRWTLDSDVSP, from the coding sequence GTGACTCGTTCCCTCCCCACGACCCTGCTGGCCACCTCCTCCGCGCTGTGCTTCGCGCTAGCGTGCGGCGGTGGTGACGAGCCCGAGAGCACAGAGCCGGAGCCCGTGGTGGCGGCCGAGCCGTCCGTCGCCGAAGAGGCCGACGCGGGCGCCGAGGGCGAGTTCGCCGAGCACACCATCGCCCAGGGCCAGACCCTGTGGGACATCGCGCAGCTCTACGGGGTGTCCGTGCGCGACATCCTGGACGCCAACGAGATGACGCGCCGCGACGCGCGGCGCATCCACCCGGGCCAGGTGCTGCGCATCCCCGGGGTCACCGGGCCGCTCGAGCCCTCGGGCAGCACCGAGGACGCAGGGGTGGAGCTTGCCGTGGAAGAGGTGGCCGACGGAGGCGTACGCAGCGGCGACGGGGGCACGGACGAGCAGCTGGCGGCGGGCGCGTACCACACGCTGAGCGAAGGCGAGACGCTGTGGGACCTGGCCAACGCGTACGACAAGACGGTGGACCAGCTGCTCGAGGCCAACACCTTCAACGACGACGACGTGCGCAGCCTGCGGCCGGGGCGTCGCATCCTCATCCCGGGCATCGAGGCCAGCGACATCCGCAGCTCGGTGCGGCCCGAGGGGCGCGGCATCTGGCACACCGTGGGCGAGCGCGAGTCCATCTGGGAGATCGCGCGGCGCTACCGCATGGGGGCCAGCGAGATCATGGGCGCCAACAGCCTCAGCCGTGAGGACGTGAGCGACCTGCGCACCGGGCGGCGGCTGTTCATCCCTGGGCGCGGGCCCAGGCCGGGGTCGCGGCAGGCCTCGGCCGAGCGGCCCATCACACCGGCGCAGCGTCGGGCGCTGGGACGCGCGCGCCTGCTGGGGCTCGGGACCGACCGCGCGGGGCACAAGCTGCTGGGCGGTCTGGTGGAAGACCGCTGGCTGCGCGCGGCGGGCGGCAACGCGGGGCGCTTCGCGGGCACGCTGCGCTGGCCGGTGACCAACGGGCGCTTCGTGCGCGGCTACGGCTCCGGCGAGCAGGGCTACCACCTGGCGGTGGACATCGCAGGGGACATCGGCTGGAACGTGCGCGCGTCGGCCCCGGGCCTGGTGGGCTACTCGGGCGACGGCATCCGCGGCTACGGCAACATCGTGCTGGTCATCCACCAGGGCGGCTGGATCACCCTGTACGCGCACAACTCCGTGAACTTCGTGGTCGCGGGCGAGCGCGTGCGCGCCGGGGGCGTGTTGGCCGAGGTGGGCAGCACCGGCATCAGCCGCGGCCCGCACGTGCACTTCGAGTTCATGTACAACGGGCAGAACTGCGACCCAGCGCGCCTGTTCCGGCCCGGCCTGCGCTACAGCGGCACCCGCTCGCGCCCCGGCAACCTGGAGTGGCTGGTGCCCAACAACCGCCCGGACGACATCGCGTGTGGGCGGCGGCGGCGTCACCCCCGCGGGCGATGGACGCTGGACTCGGACGTCTCGCCGTAG
- a CDS encoding dynamin family protein — translation MMLPAEEALADAKRRLLAAADIGDHLTFIQKFAARYEWPQPAVDHIRGALEAIRARQADKDLYLGVVGEFSSGKTTFINALMRDDLLKTDVLQATTATATWMRYGDQLDVEVTFQDGEQRSYRRDGITLWNRFTAWFKRPSFGTEKSRLRDFIHRTTAEEAVAATLAGVTIFHPSDAFRRGLVIIDTPGINAANPRHAEVTTRAVREQCDAAIVVIPADVPVSQSLLAFIGQHLSDSVHRCVFLVTKLDLIRRPTERERLLRTIPKRLEAALGVSNLSVLAVAPRTVVDQVTAEEEENPQAAEAFRREFAVVEAEIWQTLGEQREVILMERLTVLMSQLLAWIPQALDVQENEYRRRHEALLRSQIPDLAGFTAARRAYHRQHLAQSSAPLRELTLSQIRETRNGLLREVEAAVMAVESKAGLKGVVDETIAPRITFVKGWLGEQVAARLDELGGLVAAELAAFEAEFQALYRQLSTLGGAIDYTETLSSRSLAGNAHHGLAAVAAGIAAEQESAALRTFGGAGAGAAIGTMLMPGIGTVIGGALGWFAGALFGPSLPELKQKCFSQLRETIDAAFSQTHTNVSRAFDQAVFERQLGLAATIDRYFAHYGQLVAQMIERDRQEAQRLEAKREMIRRDLRDIETRRATLERGRAVLRQAGRGSLSREGAVRCQ, via the coding sequence GTGATGCTACCTGCTGAAGAGGCACTCGCTGATGCGAAGCGTCGCCTTCTAGCCGCCGCAGACATTGGCGACCACCTAACGTTCATCCAGAAGTTCGCCGCTCGCTATGAGTGGCCCCAGCCTGCCGTGGATCACATCCGGGGCGCGCTAGAAGCCATTCGCGCTCGACAGGCAGACAAGGACCTGTACCTGGGCGTGGTCGGAGAGTTCTCGAGTGGGAAGACAACGTTCATCAACGCGCTCATGCGGGACGACCTTCTCAAGACCGACGTGTTGCAGGCGACCACCGCGACTGCGACCTGGATGCGATACGGGGACCAGCTCGATGTCGAGGTGACCTTTCAGGACGGCGAGCAGAGATCGTACCGGCGTGACGGCATCACGCTTTGGAACCGCTTCACCGCATGGTTCAAGAGACCCAGCTTCGGAACGGAAAAGAGCCGTCTTCGTGATTTCATTCATCGCACCACGGCGGAGGAAGCCGTCGCCGCGACGCTCGCTGGCGTGACGATCTTCCATCCCTCGGACGCCTTCCGGAGGGGACTCGTCATCATCGACACTCCAGGCATCAACGCCGCCAACCCTCGGCACGCCGAAGTCACGACTCGGGCCGTTCGGGAACAGTGCGACGCTGCCATCGTCGTGATCCCGGCAGACGTTCCGGTCTCTCAGTCGCTACTGGCGTTCATTGGCCAACATCTTTCGGATTCGGTTCACCGCTGCGTCTTCCTCGTGACGAAACTCGATCTCATCCGGCGGCCGACGGAACGCGAGCGACTGTTGCGAACGATTCCCAAGCGTTTGGAGGCTGCGCTTGGCGTATCGAATCTGTCCGTGTTGGCGGTGGCGCCCCGGACGGTTGTAGATCAGGTGACAGCGGAGGAGGAGGAGAACCCGCAGGCGGCCGAGGCGTTCCGTCGAGAGTTCGCGGTGGTCGAAGCGGAGATTTGGCAAACGTTAGGGGAGCAGCGGGAGGTCATCCTCATGGAGCGGCTGACGGTGCTGATGTCTCAGCTGCTCGCCTGGATTCCGCAGGCGCTAGACGTTCAGGAGAATGAGTACCGACGGCGCCACGAGGCCTTGCTCCGAAGTCAGATTCCCGACCTGGCCGGCTTCACGGCTGCGCGGCGGGCCTATCATCGCCAGCATCTCGCACAGTCGAGCGCGCCCCTGCGCGAACTGACACTGTCCCAGATTCGTGAGACGAGGAATGGGTTGCTGCGCGAGGTTGAAGCCGCGGTGATGGCTGTCGAGAGCAAAGCCGGGCTGAAGGGCGTGGTGGACGAGACCATTGCACCGCGGATTACCTTCGTGAAGGGGTGGCTGGGAGAGCAGGTTGCTGCTCGTCTCGACGAGTTGGGTGGTCTCGTCGCCGCGGAGCTCGCGGCATTCGAGGCTGAATTCCAGGCCCTGTATCGCCAGCTCTCGACGTTGGGCGGGGCCATCGATTACACCGAGACGCTCTCGAGTCGGTCCCTCGCTGGGAACGCACATCACGGTCTCGCGGCCGTAGCCGCTGGCATTGCGGCCGAACAGGAGAGCGCAGCTCTTCGTACCTTCGGGGGTGCGGGGGCCGGTGCAGCGATCGGCACCATGCTCATGCCCGGCATCGGTACCGTGATTGGCGGTGCCCTGGGGTGGTTCGCCGGTGCGCTCTTCGGCCCATCGCTCCCCGAGCTGAAGCAGAAGTGCTTCAGCCAACTGCGCGAGACCATCGACGCGGCGTTTTCGCAGACCCATACGAACGTATCTCGCGCCTTCGATCAGGCCGTCTTCGAGCGACAGCTGGGCCTCGCAGCGACGATCGATCGCTACTTCGCTCACTACGGTCAACTGGTCGCCCAGATGATCGAACGAGACCGGCAGGAGGCCCAGCGGCTCGAGGCCAAGCGTGAGATGATTCGTCGCGATCTTCGGGATATTGAGACGCGTCGCGCAACGCTGGAACGAGGGCGTGCTGTGTTGCGGCAGGCTGGTCGGGGTAGTCTTTCCCGGGAAGGTGCAGTGAGATGCCAGTGA
- a CDS encoding dynamin family protein, whose amino-acid sequence MTDQEQLQEAIAAFDRAHPVDHSKPKTLWDLVRRVHASPVLAEWVTLESEVLTPLFERAEPGARWGATLVVHALLATRSQSPGRMTPWGYVAWSWPSGRPLAMLELGGPFLAGDMPSLSVADRCTPEICHAAERALGSGDQMPSVSAELLTCYAPILRALASRSTPDGTQRASEPESQVAEEGTNAASPPRRPPPVRELLGALSSSRALLEACGYGELQREWHRIRAWMNAPQFTVVVAGEFSRGKSTFVNSLLADELLPVGDLPTTAMVVRISDGPEERFVRVDRERRRETLSREDLDALVADDDGVDPEGMLHLELPNSWLKASGIQLVDTPGAGDLSGTRAELATAAIASSDATLVAVSATMAMSLTERMFVEQNVLTRAVPKVAVVVTRLDQVSQADRARVLAHVREQVAELAPGAEVWSAHGAHVLPSTVTDMVAGPDAIRRRLTAWAKDASEVDSRIVQVGEQLLSVLDGAGEALAAECDIVRSYLAGERDAAAAAASALSRAQLGWGDLELEFGRREFAVSDWVDQELRGQHGRISDELGYELSRHPAPGTWWEKDLPYRFNRAVTQHLSHLEKQLQQRIATDANWLRTSVREQFDRQLGLERPGAVVEAPAEAPDLVDAGFNMGTAQKAGRIGSLLVGVVAAALFSFPPAAILVGGIAGLLSESFTKRKVEDQRERLCKELETVLTTALKEVGDATKVRIAGIYREIMAETKKQEQLWRSSREQAISRASTVDDNQELLAKLEARTAELQSLKAQLIKVMEG is encoded by the coding sequence TTGACTGACCAAGAACAACTACAGGAAGCGATTGCCGCGTTCGATCGCGCTCACCCCGTCGACCATTCGAAGCCCAAGACGCTGTGGGACCTCGTCCGGCGCGTGCACGCATCACCCGTACTCGCGGAGTGGGTGACGTTGGAGAGCGAGGTGCTCACACCGCTCTTCGAGCGCGCCGAGCCAGGAGCTCGATGGGGCGCCACTCTGGTGGTGCACGCGTTGCTGGCAACCCGGAGTCAGTCCCCCGGTCGAATGACCCCGTGGGGGTACGTTGCGTGGTCGTGGCCATCGGGCAGACCGCTCGCCATGCTCGAGCTGGGAGGGCCCTTTCTCGCAGGGGACATGCCGTCTCTGTCCGTAGCGGACCGATGTACGCCCGAGATATGCCATGCCGCGGAGCGCGCATTGGGCAGCGGCGATCAGATGCCCAGCGTCTCGGCCGAACTGCTGACTTGCTACGCTCCGATCCTGCGCGCTCTCGCGAGTCGGAGTACCCCCGATGGTACGCAGCGAGCTTCTGAACCCGAGTCGCAGGTCGCCGAGGAGGGCACCAACGCAGCATCACCACCCCGCCGGCCCCCGCCGGTGCGTGAGCTGCTCGGGGCGCTCTCCAGCTCGCGTGCCTTGCTCGAAGCGTGTGGCTATGGGGAACTCCAGCGCGAATGGCACAGGATTCGTGCGTGGATGAACGCGCCGCAATTCACAGTGGTCGTCGCTGGGGAGTTCTCGCGAGGAAAGAGCACCTTCGTAAACAGCCTGCTCGCAGATGAACTCCTGCCGGTAGGAGACCTACCCACGACCGCGATGGTGGTGCGGATCTCGGACGGCCCCGAGGAGCGCTTCGTTCGGGTCGACCGCGAGCGCCGTCGCGAGACGCTCTCTCGAGAGGACCTCGATGCGCTAGTCGCGGACGATGATGGCGTGGATCCTGAGGGGATGCTTCACCTCGAACTGCCGAACTCCTGGCTGAAGGCGAGTGGCATCCAGCTGGTCGACACCCCTGGTGCTGGCGATCTCAGCGGTACCCGCGCCGAGCTCGCGACCGCGGCCATCGCGAGCAGTGACGCAACGCTCGTTGCCGTCAGCGCTACCATGGCGATGAGCCTGACGGAGCGCATGTTCGTCGAGCAGAACGTGCTTACGCGTGCGGTTCCAAAGGTCGCGGTGGTCGTCACGCGTCTGGATCAGGTGTCGCAGGCGGATCGAGCACGAGTGCTGGCTCATGTTCGGGAGCAGGTCGCGGAGCTCGCACCCGGTGCCGAGGTGTGGTCTGCCCATGGTGCCCATGTGCTCCCCTCCACGGTCACCGATATGGTCGCAGGCCCCGACGCCATTCGGCGTCGGTTGACGGCGTGGGCCAAAGACGCTTCGGAGGTCGACAGTCGCATCGTGCAGGTGGGGGAACAGCTTCTGTCTGTCCTCGATGGTGCTGGCGAAGCTCTCGCGGCCGAGTGCGACATTGTACGAAGCTACCTCGCGGGCGAGCGTGATGCAGCGGCGGCGGCGGCGAGCGCCCTTTCGCGCGCGCAGCTCGGATGGGGCGACCTGGAGCTCGAGTTCGGCCGCAGAGAGTTCGCCGTCTCGGATTGGGTCGACCAAGAGCTCCGGGGTCAGCACGGCCGGATCTCCGACGAGCTTGGCTACGAGCTGAGTCGTCATCCCGCACCTGGGACGTGGTGGGAGAAAGACCTGCCGTATCGGTTCAACCGAGCCGTGACCCAGCACCTGAGCCATCTGGAGAAGCAGCTTCAGCAACGCATCGCGACCGACGCAAATTGGCTCCGCACTTCAGTGCGCGAGCAGTTCGATCGTCAGCTGGGCCTGGAGAGACCGGGTGCGGTCGTGGAGGCACCGGCCGAGGCTCCGGATCTGGTGGACGCGGGCTTCAACATGGGGACGGCGCAGAAGGCGGGCCGCATCGGCTCTCTGTTGGTAGGTGTCGTGGCCGCGGCGCTGTTCAGCTTCCCACCCGCCGCGATTCTGGTTGGTGGGATTGCCGGCCTGCTGTCGGAGTCGTTCACGAAGCGCAAGGTCGAGGACCAACGCGAGCGCCTTTGCAAAGAGCTCGAGACCGTGTTGACGACAGCTCTCAAAGAGGTGGGAGACGCCACCAAGGTCCGCATCGCGGGCATCTATCGCGAAATCATGGCGGAGACGAAGAAGCAGGAGCAGCTCTGGCGTTCGTCCCGAGAGCAGGCGATTTCGAGGGCGAGCACCGTCGACGACAATCAGGAGCTTCTGGCCAAACTGGAGGCGAGAACGGCAGAGCTCCAGTCCCTGAAGGCCCAATTGATCAAGGTGATGGAGGGATAG
- a CDS encoding dynamin family protein, producing MSDFSRTYEVYRARMQALGKIVAKAEQQFKALDMSAWADIASAVQGRLESDRFKVIVVGEFKRGKSTFINALLTEEVLPAFATPCTAVINEVKWGPEKRAVLHFRNPLPGHLPPLPERAREHIASFADGTVGPMEVEIDELEEYVVIPEDANDQAQAVAESPYEKAEIYWPIQLCQNGVEIIDSPGLNEHGTRTKVTLDYMNQVDAVLFVMSCQALASQSELKEIQRSIRGAGHEHIFFIANRFDEIRPRERDRLVSYGKKVLTPLTAMGSDGVYFLSALDALDGRLNGDDARVERSGIDPLEAGLARFLTKNRGSLKLLAPAQEILKGVREARAEVIPERRGMLDTSEQELRSRYEKERPAFEAADRRRQQIVGKADQVRDRLRKEVERVASAYFRALADKIPRWAEELELETSFSVMTLSPKAKLEEMTAEVLAGLQSQIEEDFKTWQETELKPIVEDRLQHMNDSLSADIGVLLSDLSSLSERLSGTSKGLEESPDVSPMERVLAAAGGFLIAGVGAGLVGGTLGFKEMMKSLGPQIALIAGMFALGLTNPITMIPVLVAGGVLQGVLKGGQITDKVKSKIAEQLAGDMREKADERSRAIADDVYEQTGALRDGIEAGMAVEVQKIREQVECILEELREGREQATQKRAELDASLKVLGALEGEIDDLVMGLVNEVV from the coding sequence ATGTCCGATTTTTCACGCACATACGAGGTCTATCGCGCGCGCATGCAAGCGCTCGGAAAGATCGTGGCCAAGGCCGAGCAGCAGTTCAAGGCACTCGATATGTCGGCATGGGCGGACATTGCGTCAGCTGTGCAGGGCAGACTGGAGTCTGACCGCTTCAAGGTAATTGTGGTCGGCGAGTTCAAGCGCGGGAAGAGCACGTTCATCAATGCGCTCCTCACGGAGGAGGTGCTTCCAGCGTTCGCGACACCGTGCACCGCCGTCATCAATGAGGTCAAGTGGGGCCCGGAGAAGCGTGCTGTCTTGCATTTTCGAAACCCGCTTCCCGGGCACCTGCCTCCGCTCCCTGAACGTGCGCGGGAGCATATCGCGAGCTTCGCCGATGGAACGGTCGGTCCGATGGAAGTCGAAATCGACGAGCTCGAAGAGTATGTGGTCATCCCGGAGGACGCCAACGACCAGGCCCAGGCGGTCGCCGAGTCGCCCTACGAGAAAGCCGAGATCTACTGGCCGATTCAGCTTTGCCAGAACGGAGTCGAGATCATCGATTCCCCGGGGTTGAACGAACACGGGACGCGGACGAAGGTCACCCTGGACTACATGAACCAGGTGGACGCGGTGTTGTTCGTGATGTCGTGTCAGGCCCTCGCCAGCCAGTCCGAGTTGAAGGAGATTCAGAGGAGCATCCGGGGGGCAGGGCACGAGCACATCTTCTTCATCGCGAATCGCTTCGACGAGATCCGACCGCGCGAGCGTGACCGACTCGTTTCCTACGGCAAAAAGGTGCTGACTCCGCTCACGGCGATGGGGTCCGATGGCGTCTATTTTCTGTCGGCCCTCGACGCCCTCGATGGTCGCCTCAACGGTGACGATGCACGGGTGGAGCGCTCGGGCATCGATCCTCTGGAGGCTGGATTGGCTCGCTTCCTCACGAAGAATCGCGGGTCGCTCAAGCTGTTGGCGCCTGCGCAGGAGATCCTGAAGGGCGTCCGGGAAGCTCGCGCAGAGGTCATCCCAGAACGCCGCGGCATGCTCGACACGAGCGAGCAGGAACTCAGGTCTCGCTACGAGAAGGAGAGGCCGGCATTCGAGGCGGCCGATCGTCGTCGCCAGCAGATTGTCGGAAAGGCCGACCAGGTCAGGGACCGGCTACGCAAGGAAGTCGAGCGAGTGGCCTCGGCCTACTTCAGAGCGCTGGCCGACAAGATTCCTCGATGGGCCGAGGAGCTCGAACTAGAGACTTCATTCTCGGTGATGACGCTCAGTCCCAAAGCGAAACTAGAAGAGATGACAGCGGAGGTTCTCGCTGGTCTACAGAGCCAGATAGAAGAGGATTTCAAGACTTGGCAGGAGACTGAGCTCAAGCCGATCGTGGAAGACCGATTGCAGCACATGAACGACTCATTGTCGGCGGACATTGGCGTTCTTCTCAGCGACCTGAGTAGCCTGTCGGAGAGGTTGAGTGGAACCTCGAAGGGTCTGGAAGAGTCGCCTGACGTCTCGCCGATGGAGCGAGTGTTGGCTGCTGCCGGCGGATTTTTGATCGCGGGCGTAGGGGCGGGATTGGTCGGCGGGACCCTCGGCTTCAAAGAAATGATGAAGAGCCTTGGCCCGCAGATTGCGCTGATCGCCGGGATGTTCGCCTTGGGGCTCACGAACCCCATCACGATGATTCCCGTCCTGGTGGCAGGCGGCGTGCTGCAGGGAGTGCTCAAGGGAGGTCAGATCACCGACAAGGTAAAGAGCAAGATCGCCGAGCAGCTCGCCGGCGACATGCGCGAGAAGGCGGACGAGCGTTCGAGAGCAATCGCTGACGATGTCTACGAGCAGACAGGAGCGCTGCGCGATGGAATCGAGGCTGGAATGGCTGTGGAGGTTCAGAAGATCCGCGAGCAGGTGGAATGCATCCTGGAAGAGCTTCGCGAGGGGCGAGAGCAGGCCACGCAGAAGCGGGCGGAGCTCGACGCGTCCCTGAAGGTGCTCGGTGCTCTCGAGGGCGAGATCGACGACCTCGTGATGGGATTGGTCAACGAGGTGGTGTGA